The following proteins come from a genomic window of Pleuronectes platessa chromosome 2, fPlePla1.1, whole genome shotgun sequence:
- the LOC128448678 gene encoding proline-rich protein 13 — MWPNQGPPAPMGPPNPAFPPGYNPAFPVGPSGGLFPQAPNQAFPPHQYPAGNTHGLVPNAPYGAPGPYPMAPGGYPGCPPAGGHPGPYPGGHPGPYPHSPKAGHNKGCDKGHHKGHDKGHHKGHDKGHHKDHHGGMNPMAGAYPGGMGMGMGMGMAGDKCHKKGKKMKKAKKGDKHGHKKHGKSSSSSSSSSSSSSSD, encoded by the exons ATGTGGCCAAATCAAG GACCTCCCGCTCCAATGGGCCCACCAAACCCTGCCTTCCCTCCTGGCTACAACCCGGCCTTCCCTGTTGGACCTTCTGGAGGGCTCTTCCCCCAGGCTCCTAACCAAGCGTTCCCACCACACCAATACCCAGCTGGTAATACCCATGGTCTGGTCCCAAATGCACCTTATGGAGCCCCAGGACCTTATCCTATGGCTCCAGGTGGATATCCAGGGTGCCCTCCTGCAGGTGGTCACCCAGGTCCATACCCAGGTGGTCACCCAGGTCCGTACCCACACTCTCCTAAAGCGGGCCACAACAAAGGCTGTGACAAAGGCCACCACAAAGGCCATGACAAAGGCCACCACAAAGGCCATGACAAAGGCCATCACAAAGATCATCATGGAGGGATGAATCCCATGGCTGGAGCATATCCTGGAGGAATGGGAATGGGAATGGGAATGGGAATGGCTGGTGACAAATGCCACAAAAAggggaagaagatgaagaaagcaaagaaaggGGACAAGCATGGGCACAAAAAACACGGCAAG tcctcctccagcagcagcagcagcagtagcagcagcagcagtgactaA
- the LOC128448650 gene encoding poly(rC)-binding protein 2 isoform X1, whose protein sequence is MDSGVIEGGLNVTLTIRLLMHGKEVGSIIGKKGESVKKMREESGARINISEGNCPERIITLAGPTTAIFKAFSMIIEKLEEDISSSMTNSTATSKPPVTLRIVVPASQCGSLIGKGGCKIKEIRESTGAQVQVAGDMLPNSTERAITIAGTPQSIIECVKQICVVMLESPPKGVTIPYRPKPSGSPVIFAGGQAYAVQGQHAIPQPDSSSAAISPQLTKLHQLAMQQGPFPIAPSNQGFTGIDASAQTSSHEMTIPNDLIGCIIGRQGAKINEIRQMSGAQIKIANPVDGSTDRQVTITGSPASISLAEYLINARLSSEATGLAAN, encoded by the exons ATGGACTCCGGTGTGATTGAAGGAGGGCTCAATGTCACCCTTACCATTAGGCTGCTCATGCACGGCAAG gAAGTTGGAAGCATTATTGGAAAG AAAGGTGAATCTGTGAAGAAGATGAGAGAAGAG AGTGGGGCTCGCATCAACATCTCTGAGGGAAATTGTCCCGAGAGGATCATTACATTGGCAGGTCCAACCACAGCCATCTTTAAAGCATTCTCCATGATCATTGAAAAGCTGGAAGAG GACATCAGCAGCTCTATGACCAACAGCACAGCCACCAGCAAGCCCCCAGTGACCCTACGCATTGTGGTGCCTGCGAGCCAGTGCGGTTCCCTCATCGGCAAAGGTGGCTGCAAAATCAAGGAAATTCGAGAG TCAACCGGTGCTCAGGTACAAGTGGCAGGAGACATGCTCCCCAACTCAACAGAGCGGGCCATCACCATTGCTGGCACTCCCCAGTCGATAATTGAGTGTGTGAAGCAGATCTGTGTGGTCATGCTGGAG TCTCCCCCTAAGGGGGTCACTATCCCCTACCGACCCAAGCCTTCAGGATCCCCCGTCATCTTTGCAGGCGGACAG GCATATGCTGTACAAGGACAGCACGCGATTCCACAGCCAGAT TCTTCCTCTGCTGCTATCTCTCCACAGCTCACCAAGCTTCACCAGCTGGCTATGCAGCAGGGCCCCTTCCCCATCGCACCAAGCAACCAGGGATTCACTG GGATTGATGCTTCAGCTCAGACCAGTTCCCATGAGATGACCATTCCAAATGAT CTTATTGGATGCATCATCGGCCGCCAAGGAGCAAAGATCAATGAGATCAGGCAAATGTCGGGCGCCCAGATCAAGATTGCGAATCCAGTTGACGGATCAACTGACCGCC
- the LOC128448669 gene encoding proline-rich protein 13 isoform X1: MWPNQGPPPPVYSSNPAFPPAFNPSYPAGPRPGVFPQPPNPAYPAYQYPAVMSPAVAPNAPPGPHPYGHPGHHPYAPPGPHPYGHPAPHPYGPPGPHPYGAPGPQPYPMAPGGYPVVPPAGVYPCPYQQTPQWGPHKGHHRGPQHGYHHGGRNHLKGALAGGLTSMLVGGVGLKANKKMRKKMKKANKWHKHGHCGKSSSSSSSSSD, translated from the exons ATGTGGCCAAATCAAG GACCTCCCCCTCCAGTGTACTCATCAAATCCTGCCTTCCCTCCTGCCTTCAACCCTTCGTATCCTGCTGGGCCTCGTCCAGGAGTCTTCCCTCAGCCTCCAAACCCAGCGTACCCAGCATACCAATACCCAGCTGTTATGAGCCCAGCTGTAGCCCCAAATGCACCTCCAGGACCTCATCCTTATGGACATCCAGGACATCATCCTTATGCACCTCCAGGACCCCATCCTTATGGACATCCGGCTCCTCATCCTTATGGACCTCCAGGACCTCATCCTTATGGAGCTCCAGGACCTCAGCCCTATCCTATGGCTCCAGGTGGATATCCAGTGGTCCCTCCTGCAGGTGTTTACCCATGTCCATACCAACAAACTCCACAATGGGGTCCCCACAAAGGCCACCACAGAGGCCCCCAGCATGGCTATCATCATGGAGGTAGGAATCACTTGAAAGGAGCATTAGCTGGAGGATTAACGTCCATGTTAGTGGGGGGAGTTGGACTAAAAGCCAACaaaaagatgaggaagaagatgaagaaagcaAATAAGTGGCACAAGCATGGACACTGTGGCAAG TCttccagtagcagcagcagcagcagtgactaA
- the LOC128448669 gene encoding uncharacterized protein LOC128448669 isoform X2 has product MWPNQGPPPPVYSSNPAFPPAFNPSYPAGPRPGVFPQPPNPAYPAYQYPAVMSPAVAPNAPPGPHPYGHPGHHPYAPPGPHPYGHPAPHPYGPPGPHPYGAPGPQPYPMAPGGYPVVPPAGVYPCPYQQTPQWGPHKGHHRGPQHGYHHGVFQ; this is encoded by the exons ATGTGGCCAAATCAAG GACCTCCCCCTCCAGTGTACTCATCAAATCCTGCCTTCCCTCCTGCCTTCAACCCTTCGTATCCTGCTGGGCCTCGTCCAGGAGTCTTCCCTCAGCCTCCAAACCCAGCGTACCCAGCATACCAATACCCAGCTGTTATGAGCCCAGCTGTAGCCCCAAATGCACCTCCAGGACCTCATCCTTATGGACATCCAGGACATCATCCTTATGCACCTCCAGGACCCCATCCTTATGGACATCCGGCTCCTCATCCTTATGGACCTCCAGGACCTCATCCTTATGGAGCTCCAGGACCTCAGCCCTATCCTATGGCTCCAGGTGGATATCCAGTGGTCCCTCCTGCAGGTGTTTACCCATGTCCATACCAACAAACTCCACAATGGGGTCCCCACAAAGGCCACCACAGAGGCCCCCAGCATGGCTATCATCATGGAG TCttccagtag
- the LOC128448650 gene encoding poly(rC)-binding protein 2 isoform X2 has translation MDSGVIEGGLNVTLTIRLLMHGKEVGSIIGKKGESVKKMREESGARINISEGNCPERIITLAGPTTAIFKAFSMIIEKLEEDISSSMTNSTATSKPPVTLRIVVPASQCGSLIGKGGCKIKEIRESTGAQVQVAGDMLPNSTERAITIAGTPQSIIECVKQICVVMLESPPKGVTIPYRPKPSGSPVIFAGGQAYAVQGQHAIPQPDLTKLHQLAMQQGPFPIAPSNQGFTGIDASAQTSSHEMTIPNDLIGCIIGRQGAKINEIRQMSGAQIKIANPVDGSTDRQVTITGSPASISLAEYLINARLSSEATGLAAN, from the exons ATGGACTCCGGTGTGATTGAAGGAGGGCTCAATGTCACCCTTACCATTAGGCTGCTCATGCACGGCAAG gAAGTTGGAAGCATTATTGGAAAG AAAGGTGAATCTGTGAAGAAGATGAGAGAAGAG AGTGGGGCTCGCATCAACATCTCTGAGGGAAATTGTCCCGAGAGGATCATTACATTGGCAGGTCCAACCACAGCCATCTTTAAAGCATTCTCCATGATCATTGAAAAGCTGGAAGAG GACATCAGCAGCTCTATGACCAACAGCACAGCCACCAGCAAGCCCCCAGTGACCCTACGCATTGTGGTGCCTGCGAGCCAGTGCGGTTCCCTCATCGGCAAAGGTGGCTGCAAAATCAAGGAAATTCGAGAG TCAACCGGTGCTCAGGTACAAGTGGCAGGAGACATGCTCCCCAACTCAACAGAGCGGGCCATCACCATTGCTGGCACTCCCCAGTCGATAATTGAGTGTGTGAAGCAGATCTGTGTGGTCATGCTGGAG TCTCCCCCTAAGGGGGTCACTATCCCCTACCGACCCAAGCCTTCAGGATCCCCCGTCATCTTTGCAGGCGGACAG GCATATGCTGTACAAGGACAGCACGCGATTCCACAGCCAGAT CTCACCAAGCTTCACCAGCTGGCTATGCAGCAGGGCCCCTTCCCCATCGCACCAAGCAACCAGGGATTCACTG GGATTGATGCTTCAGCTCAGACCAGTTCCCATGAGATGACCATTCCAAATGAT CTTATTGGATGCATCATCGGCCGCCAAGGAGCAAAGATCAATGAGATCAGGCAAATGTCGGGCGCCCAGATCAAGATTGCGAATCCAGTTGACGGATCAACTGACCGCC